From a region of the Helianthus annuus cultivar XRQ/B chromosome 5, HanXRQr2.0-SUNRISE, whole genome shotgun sequence genome:
- the LOC110939068 gene encoding uncharacterized protein LOC110939068, translating to MGTREKYISIGVPLYQAAIRGDWKAAESILKRNGDLIRFAITENEETLLHVEASAESTKGVEDFVINLVNLMEKKDLELQNRSYNTALNLAAMAGNEKAARIMVEKHPTLMDIPGKRGEMPLYMAALYGKPAMVRYLYGISNKMSGDFWSHESRGWVLQRCVEAGIFDVALKIVNDRPELILKRVLLNKVLLALAETREAFDLMDGSIVSKIKSIFEVLHKKVWRVEDKHYALEFLRVIWGRIARMPRSVIDEILKGPHILKEDTLIKVYPYRVLFHAAKVGNTKFIVELIRLYPDLIWKTDDKRKTIFHLAVKRRHIEIYKLLYEIGAMKDLITPIKDIKDNNMLHMVAKSCKPNRLQDVPGPALQMQRELLWFKEIEQMIDPT from the exons ATGG GTACTAGAGAAAAGTACATAAGTATTGGTGTTCCACTTTACCAAGCGGCAATCAGAGGAGATTGGAAGGCTGCTGAATCCATCCTTAAAAGAAACGGAGATCTGATACGTTTTGCAATCACTGAAAACGAGGAAACGCTGCTTCATGTTGAAGCATCAGCAGAAAGCACCAAGGGTGTGGAAGATTTTGTGATAAATCTCGTAAatttgatggagaaaaaggatctGGAGTTACAGAATAGAAGCTACAATACTGCCCTGAATTTAGCAGCAATGGCGGGTAATGAAAAAGCCGCGAGGATAATGGTGGAAAAGCATCCTACATTGATGGATATCCCTGGTAAGAGGGGAGAGATGCCACTCTACATGGCTGCTTTATATGGAAAGCCTGCCATGGTGAGGTATCTTTATGGTATCTCTAACAAAATGTCGGGCGATTTTTGGTCACATGAGAGTCGGGGATGGGTCCTACAAAGATGTGTTGAAGCTGGAATCTTCG ATGTTGCTCTGAAGATAGTGAATGATCGCCCAGAACTCATTCTCAAAAGGGTATTGCTTAATAAAGTTTTATTAGCTTTGGCTGAGACGAGAGAGGCATTTGATTTGATGGATGGAAGTATTGTATCCAAAATCAAGTCAA TTTTTGAAGTGCTTCATAAGAAGGTGTGGCGCGTTGAAGACAAACACTACGCACTGGAATTTTTAAGAGTAATATGGGGAAGAATTGCCAGAATGCCTAGGAGTGTAATTGATGAAATACTCAAAGGGCCACATATTTTGAAGGAAGATACATTAATAAAAGTCTACCCTTACCGAGTACTTTTTCATGCTGCTAAAGTGGGCAACACAAAGTTTATAGTTGAGCTCATTCGACTATATCCTGATCTAATATGGAAAACAGATGACAAAAGGAAAACAATATTTCACTTGGCGGTCAAGCGTCGTCATATTGAAATCTATAAGTTGCTATATGAAATTGGCGCTATGAAAGATTTAATTACACCTATAAAAGACATAAAGGATAATAACATGTTGCATATGGTCGCAAAGAGTTGTAAGCCAAACCGACTTCAAGATGTGCCTGGACCTGCTTTACAAATGCAACGGGAGTTATTATGGTTCAAG GAGATAGAGCAAATGATCGATCCCACCTGA